The sequence CTAATATCTTTCTCAACACAAAAACACTCAAATTCGCCTCTCTTTGTCGATATTGATATTAAACCTTTATCCTAAAATGAGGGCCCTATTATTAATAACGGAGGGTCTCGAAACTTCTAGAAAAACATAGTGCTACCAATATGAACCGGGTCGATGAACTGCTTTATTCTTGAAATTTGAGTTAGCCTTCAATACATTTGTGATTTGTATAGCTTTTAATTGGCAACTTTCATCCGATACATTTGTTCATGTGATATTGAAAATACCAGTCAAAACAGTGCTGAACTTTAGCGAGcaaaatgaaaacaattttgATTACGATCGACgaaactaattaaaataccCGTTATTGAGAGTTCATTACGAGTTTTCTGTTCTATGCATGAACCATTTTAATAATCGTGCAATTTAATTAAGTGTAGCTTTAAATTAATAGCCTAAGTTTTGAGCTGACAATGTAGGTGCTCAGCGGCGAGGGCTTGAAGGGAAGCCGCTGATATTGTTTATGGTCAAAGTTCGCCTCAGCAAAGTTTTGTTGCGGATTTATGGTAATCAGACACTTCCGATGTCAGTAAATTGTGAATGTTAGTTTTGGGCCGAGTTGGGTCGTAGGTACACCTACTCCAGTAATTTAGGAGAATCTATTGGGCGCGGATTATAGGCTCGCACAAAGGATCAGCTTTATAGTCAACCCGGCTTAAGGAATTAATGAATACTAATTCTCTAACGTCTGGCACGGTCGGACCCCGTGATGTTGTATTCACGGGCCCAGCTGTATAAAGCTACCTTGTAATAAATGCGTTGCCCGTCAGAGTTAACGCAGTTTGcaatgtaaaaagtttttactgtcagaaattatgaaacaaatatttttgtaagcgCAGTTTTCAACTGCACGAACAATATTTTTCTCAGATTTATTGGGAGCTATAAAAACGGCATTTTGCTTGACGAGATTTTACTGTGGccagtcatttgttttaaacGAGTGGTATGCACTGGGAAAAGTATGCTATCCAGGTTTATATAAACAATCTTAATAATGTAAAacgattaataataaataataaaagaagtaCTTGTTTTCACTGTAAGAATTACTTATCATCTGAGcattcataataaagttataaaattgtCTCACCGTATAAAGAACAAGCAGGGTTTCTAATGGCACATTAAATATATGGACACTTAATCGTTAAATGACTCTCTGAAGGTTTACGGTCAATATACAGCCagctttatgaaaaatattacactCGAAGGGAATTTAATCACAGAATATAATGTTTTTCTATTGAAATCTAGTTTTTGTGTTTCTTATCAGTTACATAAAAAGGTTCGTGGCGCTGAATGTTCAAGATAGCGTTTTTAAATTCTAATGTTGTAttcaatatttacattttaaatgtttgtaatgGTATACTGAAACCTAACTGTAGATATATTGGAAAATATGACAGATAGGTACTAGAGAAAACTgattaattttactgtaacgtcaatttaaatgaaaagctCATAATAGAACGCGAGTTCCTATTATCGTATTATTGAAGGTTTGAGCGAGTAATTATTCATTGATTATCCATTAATTGTGACAAAGTGGCCATTTGAGCGTAGCAATACctcataacattcattttataacgcTTCGAGTGTTCGCCCCGAGACCATAGACACTCACTTTTGATCTACGACCTTCATTCAGATTTTACGCTGGCGATATTAACGAACTTTTAGCGATAAAGGTacttgaaaagaaaattaaaggaTAAAAACTGTTTCTATATTGGAATACAAAGTATACATTACTGCAAGAAAGTTAAAACGTTTGAAAAAGTTCTTTTGTGTAATCAGACCAAAAGTGTTTTAATCAAAACTATTCAATAGCATTATTTCTTGAAAGTGCTTATCCAAAAACTAGGTTCTTTTAATAAGCTTGGGGATTGAGTCTGGACTTTACACATTTCTTTATTTCGTATATAACTTAGTTCCCTCGGGACAAATATGATTTCCCGCGTAATGGCTTTCATTTAGCTCGACTAGAAGTTTTCTTCGACGCAACTATTTACTTGAATAGCAATTTGCGAAATTGTGTAAATTCACTTCTCAAGTCCGACCTTTCATTAtattgctttaattttaatccaAGCCGCTTTCTGCCTGAGTGGCACGGAACGAATGAAACAACGTTGTAAAGAGAATTTGTGATTTATTTACTAGACAGGTTTTCGTATTCACATTCATCACGTACAAAAAATAAAGGGGTGTAAATATATCTCTGAAAATGTAACAAGGTAACATAAGTATGTTTCGAACTAGACGAGGTCAGTCGGGTAGGGGCGAGGGGAGGGAGAGGCTACGGCGGGGCGCGCCGGCgacgcgcgcgccgcccgcacAGCAGCCGCTGGAATGCGTGCCGGAACTCCGGGCTGAACACCGTGTAGATGATCGGGTTCAGCGTCGAGTTGAAGTAGCCCAGCCACAGCGAGAACGATGTCAGCACGGGGCTCACTTCGCAGTCACACGTCGGCACCAGAATCGCCAATACGAAGAAGGGAAGCCAACACGCTACGAACGCGCCGGTTATTATTGCCAATGTTTTCGCCGCTTTCCTCTCACGCTTGGAGTCCGCGGCCTCTTTGGGTTTGCGCCGCACTAGCGTCGGGTAGTAGGCGGCGGCTACGGCGCCGTAGCCCGTCGTCGGTGGGTCTGCCTCGAGGCCGTTGGCGCACGACTGTTTCTCGGGGCTCGTATTATTCGAAGATACATTTGTGAATCCCGTAGTAGTCGTTTCGGATATAGTCGGCAGGGGTCGTCCTATGACCGCGACGACGGCGGCTGCGATCCCGCCACTGCCGCCGGCTGCGACCAGCGCTCCGCCGGCCGGCACGGGCGGAGGTCCCACTCCGCCGCGCGCCGTCGCCCCTCGCCGTCGACGTATTCTTTTTCTAGCAGTTTGATATATCCGCCagtacaatattaatattacgaGAACTGGCACGTAGAACGACGATGCTGTCGCAAAAATTTGATAACCTACGTCCTGACTGACAACGCAGCGTAGGTCTTCTGAGACTCTCCGATCCCAGTCGGGATCCTTCCATCCCAGCAGAGGTGCGATACACACCAGGAAGCTTACAACCCACACGCAAGCAATCATGAGGCCCACCCGGCGAGCGGTTCTTGCGTGGATATAATCGATGTTTGTCACAGCCCAGTACCTTCAAAgaacaaaaaatttaaattagtACATagtaaagaagacggatcacagtccatacaaaattgccccacgtcctataacaatgtgacgtatctcaaaaaaatagggtatacctcacaggtggtcccataatcatcaggtcaggatctgatgatgggaaccctgagaaatccagggcaactttttaaagttgcagccatacgcaggataaaaacttgactataaggtgtatgtcttataacactatgtaacagtgaagatttggagctgacctgatgatggagaggAAAgaaggtccagggaactcgacaactgaatatgtaaactacctcgtgattgggcttatattatttgtattgaataaacctttgcaacagtgaaggtttggagctgatccgataaTGGAGTCTCACCTCaagagtcggtgtctaatggatgtacctaagccgATGCTCCaaggaatagttttttttttgcttttcagtgtttttgggagtcggttttattttattgtaaaaagtttttatttttatttttggcttttcagtgacaagcacagttgtcactatccgcataagtggaaagttctcattaatacgaataatataagcccaaacacgaggtagttcacatattcagttgtcgagttccctcgactttctctggtctccatcatcaagtcagatgtaaacctttactgttgcaaagttctattcaatacaaataatataagcccaaatacgaggtagtttacgtattcagttgtcGCCTCAACCTTCGTTcgcctccatcatcaggtcagctccaaaccttcactgtttcatattgttataagacatacacgttATAGtcacgtttttatcctgcgcatgtctgcaactttaaaaagttgccctggatttctcagggttcccatcatcagatcctgacctgatgattatgggaccacctgtgaggtataccctatcaaacaaataaataatttaataaaatagcccttaaatagtcctattaacgatgttttcataacagcgcctgaacaatttttaaagcatttttttcgtacgaaggtgtaaaaaaaagaattagagagtatgctatatttttttaaacatttttatattttttttgagatacgtcacattgttataggacgtggggcaattttgatccatcttcatTTTAAGGAGTATTCGTTATTGAGTCAACAGAGTTAGTACTGACCTGTCAAGTGCAATAGCAACGAGATGCAGTATGGAGGCGGTGCAGCACAGCACGTCTCCGGAGGTCCACATGTCGCAGAGCTCGGGGCCCAGCGTCCAGCGCTGCGCCACCTCGTACACAGCCCCCAGCGGCATCACCAGGCACGCCACCAGCAAGTCCGCCACCGCCAGTGATAAGATCAGCTGGTTCGCAGCGCTGCGCAGGTGCCTCTCCAACAATATTGCTGCTATCACGAATACATTTCCTAAAACAAGAGAGTATCATGTTAAATGGCAATCTTCTTTACAGGGAGAAAATGGGCGAGGACAGGAAAGAATATCAAGAACAGGTCCCCTGGATATGTCATTTCGGGACGGCTATTGTTCTAATTTCCTAAAGTTCTGGGCACATGTCTCGGTTGTTGGTACTTAAGTaactatttacctacctattccTTCATTTTCACATTTCGCTGAGTTTACCACAACTGAGAGGGTGTCGAAAGTGTTTGTGGCAAAACTGAAACTAACTTGTTTGACGTAACATACTCAGCAAACTGCATTGGCCGACAAAGTCAACTACAAGTGCTACAACACAGAGTTTCGTGTATAACCGCATGTCTACGTTAGAACACGTTTCATGTGCAACCACTTTCAAAATTGGTTGAATGTTGATGACCAAATAAACAACCCtttgttagtaaaataattaatattttacgctaTCATCACGGCTTTCGATTAGAAATACCTTCTGTAATGCTTCTgtatttgctataaatattttaaaagaaccTTTAAATTAAAGTGGGGATAAATTGAAGCTATCaatatctaaaatattatatttcatgtAACCGTCCGCTATTGGCGTACAAGGCCATAAGACTGATCGAAGGAATGGGGCTCTCTGAAAAATTACGGCGCAAGCATTTTCTATATTAATGGTGAAAGTATGAAGAGAAATATTTTGAACTAAGCTTATGAAGAATTTGATATGATGAGCTTTTAATTATtggaattttgttttaatatcaattaattattttctgcaGAAGAATGGTCATGGTGATcatgttaatttttaaaatattttttgcgggATTATTAACAGAAAATTCTTCTTTAGATGCATGAGAATCGTAATTTAAACTATGTCACCAAATCTGTAATAACATACAATCACATCAGAGCTCTCAAGTCACGGTTAGTTACCGCTACTACAATATCAGAGGTGTATAATTACCGACTACAGTGGCGAGAATCAGTAGTCCGAGTACAACAGCCTTGGCGGCGGCGCGGACCAGCGCGGCCGGCGAGTCGAAGGGCGCGGCAGCCTCCCACCAGGTGGCGTTGGGCACCACGGTGACGTTCCATGTGGCAGGGTCCCACTCCGTGGCGTTCCACGTCGAGTTCTGCAGCGGCAGGCGCAGGTACAACGCCTCCCATTCCAGCAGCTCATCGCGGCCGTCCGCGCCCTCCATGCCCTCTCACCGAGACTCCACCGCGCATACTGCACATCACACATGCTCGTTAGCTCACGGGATCAATGTCAAGAACAGACGCTAAATGGAACATGATACATGCTATGTAGACATTGACGATTGAAGCGGAAATTACGGTTTGTTAGATTCATAAAAAATCACTGGATCGAAAATTTCGATTTTAGCGTTTCAAACAGATTTTTAATCCTAcaggatataaaaataaacaacacaggTATATTGCGCTCAGAATTGCCAATTTAAGTTTGTGTTCAAATGAAACTGACGCtccaataaatatacaaaacaattaGAAATATACATATTGCGTCACATCACAGAATTCTTGGTTTGTCAGTAAATAGGTGAGGCGTGATTGTGTCAAAGAGTAAATGGTGGAGCATAACTAACGCTGATAGAGTTGGTAGGCACGGCGGGCGCACCACATCAAATAACTTCGCTCCACCCTAACTTCcaagtaattaaataacaacCGGGGTGACAGCTACTGTTACATTTGAATGCGGCATGATTACGCAGATTCATTAGCTGCCATTGTGGTACTCACTGTTCGTGTTGTATTTTCGGAGGATACTGCTCAAATCACGGTCCACCATCATTAATTGTAGTTTATTGCTTACGTTCCAATCTGTAAACAAGAGAATATAGATTTAGTGCTACTGCTAACCCATATCTTTGGATCTAAATCGTAATTCCCCCATATTTCACATTCACATTGGAATGCaattgatattttcttttcaatacaaCTACATTATCCTTGCGAAGATATTATGCGCTttaatatcttaaaatataggATTATATCTACAAGTTATAATCCTATATTTTATTGCCATTCAGAGCATAGATATTTTTGATggtgataaaaaggctgttattTGTGAACGCAGATGAAAACGAATGAAAACGTTGCTCAATAAAAAGGTGTGAAAGCTCAAACGCATAAGCACAAGCAAGGGCGACGGCCGAACACGGAGGGTCGTGAACTTTTAACATTCACTATAACTCTCAGTTTTCTATTGATTGCATTATCCCGTTTGCGTATTCACGTCACGCGTCTAATCAATGTTTCATAAATCGAATCAATGTCAAAATATCTCCATATCGGTTAattgtattatagttcggccattcagagaatgcgttcctgacacgtcgcgattgaactgacgacgtaactttgcaatggcgttgcagttacgataaaaatatttttgctggttgtttaccgttttaacaattgaggagcattaaaacaacattattatatcaataatcaatgaatgttataattttgtgccaaactgagtgtcaaataacttggtaaacaatatttttctaaatctatactgcgctattacaaggttatgtcagcggtttatattttgtagtgctgtgctaaaaataacaggcaagtatcgtaatctgttcttatacagttataatataaaataatacgttttgattttctttttaagaattggaaaataatggactataagacttaattataacttttatgaaaaataaaaataaaactatgaccaaaccgcatttttatacttagattaaaaatggtaactccaaatggcgttatgggccgccattttgtgacgctaaaacagtcgtccgttgtcgtttcgtgcgcatagaccacgtttttcaagtgttttcgatctgtttttatttgattacccggcttttgttagaccgagatatcaggattgattctgttattgataataatataattatacatgtaggcgaagatgatgatgaagacaccacctcctcaagcaaatcggagtctgattaatattctgttcgcacattcaattcaatgtacttgtaacaaagaataaataaaacaattttattatatgaatattacctttttttggtttccacttaaataactaaaatataaaacaaatgattccgccaatttaaaacgaaaataatcttaaaataatgcggcggttcattttgaaggaacggtaacgaactcagtgttatgttgtgcccatcactagtcgtgactaactgataggtgtcaggaacgcattctctgaacggccgaagtataactcAGATGTATCGATATTTTCAATACCTACATACGATGTTCCCGATATATTCAGCGGTTCTTTTCAGTTTGAAATTTTGAATCGGCAACGTACGTGTATGAAATTGAAAAACGGAAGCGCAGTTTCAATATCTAAGTTAACAGGCGTGCCACGTCCGAATAAAATAGGACGTTCCGTTCCTATGTACAGAACAAGTATAGGTATGTTCTAATGATATCTGTTCTGTAATATAGCATAGAAAATTGTTCCTAGCTAAATGTTTCTTATACGGCGAACGTTTGTAAGTTTTGTTCTAGTAAAATTGCGCGCCATTTGCAAAGTTACATTGTTAAAAGCAGACGGAATTCCTGATAAGAATGCTTTGCTCCTTTAAGTGCACCCTTGTATAGTGGGTACATACAGGTATTAAGCCATTCAAAATTCTGCATTTAATAAGAACTGCTATTTACGAGGGCATTGATTTATACAGCTTTATTGTTTTACAACACAAACAGatcaataaaacaattactGTCTCACAGACAATGGAGTTAATTGCGCTTAAAAAACAATGATGATGAAGGGATCCATTAGAGATTTGTATTCGCGTTTGTATTGTATTAAATTGATAATTATTGTGTTAAAGGTGTCATCTTATTAGTGTGATGGCTGatcattaataataaatgagGTTGACAAGGCAAGGGTAACAGGTGGATGACTGCATCTATGCTAA is a genomic window of Helicoverpa zea isolate HzStark_Cry1AcR chromosome 6, ilHelZeax1.1, whole genome shotgun sequence containing:
- the LOC124631390 gene encoding 5-hydroxytryptamine receptor, coding for MEGADGRDELLEWEALYLRLPLQNSTWNATEWDPATWNVTVVPNATWWEAAAPFDSPAALVRAAAKAVVLGLLILATVVGNVFVIAAILLERHLRSAANQLILSLAVADLLVACLVMPLGAVYEVAQRWTLGPELCDMWTSGDVLCCTASILHLVAIALDRYWAVTNIDYIHARTARRVGLMIACVWVVSFLVCIAPLLGWKDPDWDRRVSEDLRCVVSQDVGYQIFATASSFYVPVLVILILYWRIYQTARKRIRRRRGATARGGVGPPPVPAGGALVAAGGSGGIAAAVVAVIGRPLPTISETTTTGFTNVSSNNTSPEKQSCANGLEADPPTTGYGAVAAAYYPTLVRRKPKEAADSKRERKAAKTLAIITGAFVACWLPFFVLAILVPTCDCEVSPVLTSFSLWLGYFNSTLNPIIYTVFSPEFRHAFQRLLCGRRARRRRAPP